AGACAAACTAGAAAAGAGTCATTATTAAAGGGAATAACACTTCCTATTCCACTAGGAAAAGGTGATGGTGGTTAAGAAGAAAGGCCTTGAAATATGGCAGAAATGGTGGGAGGACGACAGAAAAGGAAGGAGATATTATAAACTACAAAGATCTGTCAGTATAAAGAATTATACGAAGGGACCAGGAGGGAGGAAATTATAATGACAAGACTCAGGGTGGATCACACAGGACTGAATGGCACCTTGTTTTTAATGGGGAAAAGGACTAGTGAAGAAAATGCTGAACATATAATATTGTATTTGAGGATAGTATTGTACAGGAGGCAGGGTGGGATACTGGGATcagaaggggagggagaggagatcAGGATCACCACGAAGgccttatttacatttttaaaagctgcaAGGTTGTTGAGTagaatttaaaataattgtaaaatgacATGATGACACACACTCCAGCACAGTAGGTGGCGGTATGCACCTACAAGTTGTTTGCGATCCCCCATTAAACAAGAGAAGAAGACGTTGCTAATGTTGTCATATCGCTGTTGTGCTGCTGGGTCTTTGGAGGATAGCAGCTTCTGCTCACACTGGGGGGTTAAAAGTAcgtattttaacttttttaccGCGCGGACAGAagatactctctctctctgtcacatgaGCCGGCCGGAGTGTTCACcaacatttaattaatttaacagCAAGAGGAAGGAGACGTCAGACAGAAGCTAACGTTGCTAACTGGCTTAGCTTGGTTAGTTAGGTTGGTAAATGTAGCTTTAGCTTCCTGTTAGCAAGAATACAAAGAAGTAATTTACTATGAATACTAACCTGAAAGATGAAAtgactcagtgtgtgtgtgcctgaggCCAGAGTATAGAGGTATCTGAGCTACAACTGTAAGCAGGATCCCCGTTAAGAATTGCTGTTATTTACAAGTTTACTGcctaaatgaaaatgtacatacgtggcaaaataaatgttttatcttGTATGAATAAGTAAGATGTTCTGGTAGATTCGGCATTAAAATAATCCACAAATGTTAATGTCCAAAGCAGGAATATGTACTTTTGGTCCTCCCAGCTAGCGTCAGGGTGTGTATGAGATAGAGCGGCGCTGCGTTTAAAAACCTCCTGtttttgaatggagtttggttggGCGATCTTCTCATATCTCCAGCCATATACTTTCTATTCTCCACTGGTTATATATATTTCCTGTTAAATGACaagctgcgtgtgtgtgtgtgtctgtctgtctgtctgtctctgtttgctgcctgcttgtgtgtgtttgcgttgtgtgtgttgtgtgtgagtgttgtctgtgtttttatatgtgtgtgtgtgtgtgtgtgtgtgtgtgtgtgtgtggcttgtcATATATATGAATGGAGTTTGGTATGGTACCAGTCTTATATTAGACCCTCTCCTAACAGCAGCCAGATGGGATAGTtccagtattttatttttatattttttgtcagAGGTTTGGCCTGAGTTTGTTTTCTTTCGTCTTCAGCATGGCGTCTTcctataaaatccccaaaaagaaAGGGTCTGACTCCGCCCCCCTGCACACGTCACCGCTGTCCCGCCTCCAGAGCTCCGCCCCTGAATTTAAGGTGGTATTACTAAATAACTAACTAGCTGTTGGTTCTTTTAAGGTGGTATATATCTGATTTTGAATTGATGACTGTGATCAtccattttgttttgtctgaacaGAGTTACGGGCATCAGTCCGGCAGAGGTGACAGGATGCATGCTGGGAGTTCTCTGGGCTcgtcagcagacagacagaggtgtGTAGCGCGCCCCCTACAGGCCACACGGTGcatcacatcaacacataaCAGCCCAGTAAGAGTGTCTATGTAAAGAATAAATGTCAAACGTGCGTCCAGCGCGCCTCTCTTCAGGGACGTGGTCCGATCACTGCTGGGCCTCAACGTCCCCGACAGAGGAGCagcaacagccaatcacagacgaGGCTggagcagccaatcacagccggGACAGAGAGCCGAGTCGTCATCCAGCTGCTTCTCAAACGGGTGAGGTTTgatcacagaaacagaaactacCACTCGTCTTTAAATATTCATCGCTTACTCTTtccaaatccacatgaataacgCTTCACATCGGCTTAAAGAAGTCactttgttttactttattttaatacTTAGTACATACTttatcatacttttttttttttttatagtattCAATAGAAACACGGGGTGCGGAaacccaacacacacaacaggGAAGAGAAAAGACAGCAACAAAACGCACcaaaaacaattatgaaatgaagctgccttcatgTGTGCTCGGGAGTATTGAATGTTGGTCAtttaacagaaatatcagaGACTGAAGCATGTGGAAAGTGTGTTTTAAATGCAGTTATAACTTGAGTTTAAATCtctgtttgtaatttgtgttagTTTTGTGTTTGACGTTTTCAACTCTGTTTAACAAGTTTTTGGTGCGTTCATTTTACTTTTCTGTCGTGTTTCTTTGCTGCCGTTTtgacactttttattttttttaagttttggggtttgttttaaaggtttgtttttgacactttttaggTTGCTTTTTTAGGTTGCTTGTTAGGTTGCTTCTTGATGCTTGTTAGGTTGCTTTTTGGTTGCTTTTTAGGTTGCTTTTTGATGCTTGTTAGGTTGCTTTTTGGTTGCTTGTTAGGTTGCTTTTTAGGTtgctttttgatgctttttaggTTGCTTTTTAGGTtgctttttgatgctttttaggTTGCTTTTTGGTTGCTTGTTAGGTTGCTTTTTAGGTtgctttttgatgctttttaggTTGCTTTTTAGGTtgctttttgatgctttttaggTTGCTTTTTGATGCTTGTTAGGTTGCTTTTTAGGTtgctttttgatgctttttaggttgctttttgatgctttttaggTTGCTGTTTAGGTtgctttttgatgctttttaggTTGCTTTTTGGTTGCTTGTTAGGTTGCTTTTTAGGTtgctttttgatgctttttaggTTGCTTTTTGATGCTTGTTAGGTTGCTTTTTAGGTtgctttttgatgctttttaggTTGCTGTTTAGGTtgctttttgatgctttttaggTTGCTGTTTAGGTTGCTTTTTTGACGCTTGTTAGGTTGCTTTTTAGGTTGCTTTTTGATGCTTGTTAGGTTGCTTTTTAGGTTGCTTTTTTGACGCTTGTTTGAAGTTTTTGGGGTTTGTTTTTATGGCCTTTATGTTGCTTCATTGCAGCCATCATGGGTTGTTTTAAAGGAGCCTTACTGTTTGTCAGGCCCACTCAGTGAGAACCAGCTGCATGTAGAGGAGTTGTCTTTCTGGGTGTTTCCTCCTTTTATGGtgcaggacagctgaagagagACGGGGAATAACATGCAGTTGGACAGAGAACTATCAGAGACTCGAGCATGTGGAAAGGGTTTTAATGAGAGCATGTTGTGTGTCCGTCCACCAGATGGCGTCCTAAGAGAGCGTCAGACCGCCTGCTGCAGCCGGCCGTCCCGTCTCCTCCCCAGAAGAAGAGAAGTGATCTCCATGGTaaccatttaaacatttcagactCTTAAAAGCTCCGTCAGTCACTCGGCTCTGAGATCTTTGACTCCTTCATGTTTCCCTCTGAAAGATAAAAGCGTCTCCGTGGAGGCGCCGGACTCTCTGGCTGAGCAGCGCAGTGACGGGCATGCTGGGAGTCTGAGTTCTCCGGCGTGGAGGAGAGGTGAAGGGCATGCTGGGAGTCTGAGTTCTCCGGCGTGGAGGAGAGGTGAAGGGCATGCTGGGAGTCTGAGTTCTCCGGCGTGGAGGAGAGGGGACGCTGCCAAGCCGAAGGTAAAGATCCAGGAGACGATTCTCAAGGCTTTAGAGTTGAAATGTTCCCCAAACTAAAGAGAAGTCATCATGTGACGCTGACTGGTTGGTCTAAACTTCCTCCAGACAGATCATAGAAACATCAAACACCGCAACATAGAAAGAGACACCAGTCAAACACATTAAGGGATAATCGCCACTTTACTGTCGCTTTAATGAGGcttttattgtcacttttttgttgctttttatgctttttctatgttctttttgtcactttttttaccctttttcaatgttttttagtgGCTTTTTCGTtggtttttatgttgtttttttgtccctCTTTTGTGAACCGATGTGAAAAGCAGAAAGATCTCAGAACAGTCATATATAGATGTGAATCAAAgttttcagcttgttaaatgtgaatattttctagtttcttctctcctccttccctcctgcGTCCTGCCTTCccttttctttccttccctcatTACATACTTAAAAATGTACATAATGTTTTTATAAAGATACATATTGGTGAAATATGAGAAAATACATGTATGATGCTACGGactcttccttctttctatcttccttaaaacaaatgtgtttgttttcaggGCGAGGCAGGAGAGAACTCTCCTCCCTCTGGGTCAGAACCAACCTCAGAAGACGACTTCGTGTCTCCGCCCAGAACCAGGAACGCATTGAGGGCGCCACCGGGAAGGGGGCGGAGCCTAGAAGGGAGGCGGGGCCTGGGCGGGAGGCGGAGCCTGGACAGGACGGCCTGGCTCGCCGCCGGCAGGAACCTGAAGAAAGCGACTCCGACAGAACCCAGTGAGTAACAGCTACACCTTCAGGAGTTTAAATCCCTGGTTAGCTTCATTCAGTCTGACTATTATCCCCCATACTTATTATTGGGACACATTTTTGTCCCGCTACTAGTCACGGAGCGTtgccaacacatgcacacaaaatacatcaaaacgtgtGTAATGATCAGGAATGGTGTGAtatgacttttctaagagaTTTGCCGCACGGTTTTTACGAAATCGACATTTCCCGTAGACTTTAATGGGAAATCTTTGGTAAATCGCTTAACATAGCTCAAAACAACCCCTCTTTGGGGCCATGCTGTatcgccatactttaatgtagaaaaataattaaaagttcAAAACCGAAGACAATATGTTGGCCTTTATATGGCTGAATGGGCATTCTGATATCAAGCTCGGTTTCTACCAAATCACAGTTTACGTATCGTCCAGTTTTCAAACCGGTTCAGAtcttccagtgtgtgtgtatgtggccaGAATGTTGAGAGTTAGAGGGGAGGACAGAGGGGGGAGGTGCAGGACAATTCTCTGAAATCTTTCCAAACATATTGCTCTCTctcctacagttttcactcttcatacatcatatttggtcaaaattagGAAATGTTGTGCCGGTTGCAGACATGTAACTATGGAGTCCACCGGACTTAAACTTTTGGCTCTGTTCATACCAACTGTCGGtagaaacaatgaaaacataaagttccctgtttgttacctgctcGGTGTCAAAATGTCCTGGCTAATTTTCTAGTTTGTAATGccgttttgtgttttttgacgTTTTCAACTCTATTTTTTGACGCTGGTTTGAAGTTTTCGGGTTGTTTTTCAGGCCGACGCGGTGAGGAtcagctgttttcagcttgttttgtgtttctggGGGTTTCTGCCTTTTATTGtgcaggacagctgaagagatAACATGGAATAACATGCAGgaaggactgagccttagtaTGCCGGCTGCACCTGCAGAAACTGCTCCGGTGGGAAAGTTACCATAGTTACCATAGTTACCATAGTTACCGTAGTTTCTCAGCACGTAGTCGCAGCCCTGGGCCTCACGTTTAGGACCTTTTTAACTTGACTTTAAATCTATTTCTCTTTATTCCTAATGCTGTTTTATGTTCCCTatttatgaagttttttgttactttttttgccactgtttttgtagtttatttGGCGCTTTATTGCTGCCGTTTGGACAATTTTTGTGACACTTATTTGTAGAAGTTTTGGGGTTTGTTTTgaaggttgttttttgttgctttattgacattttttggAGCTTTCCCGACGTTTTTGGGTTTGTTTTTAAACGGAACAAACTGCTGATGATCAGTCGGCTGGTTGTTATTCTGAtcctcttttcctctttccttctGCAGTCGTTCTGTccagtgaagaagaagaggaggaggaaggagaggaaggagacggaGGAAAGAGGACGACACAAAGCTCAGAGCAGAGACCGGTAGGAGACTCAGACTCACCGTCTTCAtgttccgtgtgtgtgtgtgtgtgtgtgtgtgtgtgtgtgtgtgtgtgtgtgtgtgtgtgtgtgtgtgtgtgtgtgtgtgtgtgtgtgtgtgtgtgtgtgtgtgtgtgtgtgtgtgtgtgtgtgtgtgtgtgtgtgtgtgtgtgtgtgtgtgtgtgtgtgtgtgtgtgtgatgttccCAGAAGATACTTTATAAAGctctgtgtgtactttttgAAGGAGTAATTGTCTCGTAAACATGAACTGATCTCTGGCGTGTGTTTGTAGGTCAGATCtgcaggacagacacacacacacacacacacacacacacccaccctgcTGGGACTCTAAGCAGAACCAGATATCTGGAGCCCAGTTTGTTGTTTGATAACTAATGTTTAGTCTCTTTATgagttaaaatgtattttaagggCCAGATGTTTACGCAGCTTTCTATCAGTCCTGTCAGCTCGTTAGCAGATTATTTAGTTTCACGCGGATTCTTTCCATATTTATTCAGTGTTTCGCACAACGTTGCATCAACGTTTGCCAGATTAGAGTTTAGATTGTGTGCCCGAACTCGACCACGATATTTCCcaccactatcctcgggccgggcccttgatcaagcatttgggTTTTTTAATCATGACTTTAATAGCCATATtcggtggggagaaagctatatgctagggctgctcaattatggaaaatatcagtcaatattgaaatcacgataattctggaaagatgttgattcgattattgaacttaaataaaataaaattaaagtggaaaaagttaaataaatcaacagtaaaaaaacaccTACAAGTGTGAAaattgccttaatacttttcctatttaaacttaattttttcattcagaacaacGAGAGAAAATCAGAGTTTAcctgcaaaacgtaatgagatcaataatagtttttctcgatcattgtgtttctgtgatcattgggagccgaaatcatgaTCCCGATTTAAATTGAGATTAATTGGACAGCCCCAGTGTGTCAGCATGCCGACCCCGTGGACAAGGCCAGGATTGGTTAGGTGATGTCTGGTTCCAGGGCTTTGGTTCTGGTGCTGCCTTCATCGGTTCCCCTCACTATTCGGCTGAGGGGGCTCCTAGGGTCCAGGTGGTGCTGCTGAGGGGGCTCCTAGGGTCCAGGTGGTGCTGCTGAGGGGCTCCTAGGGTCCAGGTGGTGCTGCTGAGGGGCTCCTAGGGTCCAGGTGGTGCTGCTGAGGGGGCTCCTAGGGTCCAGGTGGTGCTGCTGAGGGGGCTCCTAGGGTCCAGGTGGTGCTGCTGAGGGGGCTCCTAGGGTCCAGGTGGTTGGATCTTTCTACCAAATATCTAGTCAGGGCCCTAGACcgaggctgaggttgtaaggcaaggcacctttcagcaacaaggcaactcaaagtgctttacacgaACCATTAAACactgtcatgatgaaaatacaacaggctaaaaaataatatacaaatactactaataataaaaatatatatatatattttcctgtcatgacagcgatggggcTGTTTACCTTTTATGTGGCATCTtcagaagtgacactgaatttgattgCATGATTTGCAtgtattatcaaagtatttattagtaatacatgggaattagtagaaatgtgaatatttggtgaATATTTTGGTTACGGTGTGGGAGCCCTGCTGCTGAGGGAGCTCCTAGGGTCCAGGTGGTGGGTTTTGGGCCGGATCTTTATACcaaaaacaaatatgtagttgttttATTAGTTGgaatatgactgtgtgtgtgtgtgtgtgtgtgtgtgtgtgtgtgtctctgtgtgtgtgtgtgtgtctctgtgtgtgtgtgtgtgtgtgtgtgtgtgtgtgtgtgtgtgtgtgtgtgtgtgtgtgtgtgtgtgtgtgtgtgtgtgtgtgtgtgtgtgtgtgtgtgtgtgtgtgtgtgtgtgtgtgtgtgtgtgtgtgtgtgtgtgtgtgtgtgtgtgtgtgtgtgtgtgtgtgtgtgtgtgtaccagacTCAGGCAGCTGGTTCTTCTGAAGGAGAGTCTGAGGATAACAACCCACAGCCGTCCTTCCTGCAGCTGGACTTCACCTCGCTGCACGCCGGCCTCACGCAGGCCCACGCCAACGGAAAGATCATGGTGAGTACAGCTCTCCACggtggggggagagggggggtttGCTGCCAAGTAGCCGTTGTTAGAGGTTTCAGCGTTTTCTGCCCAAGTTCAGCACATTcagtttctctttttccatGTTCTGttccaatacacacacagagacacacacacagagacacacagagacacacacacacagagacacacacacagacacacacacacacacacacacacacacacacacagagacacacacacacagagagagacacacacagagagagacacacacacaaacacacagagacacacacacagagaaacacacacagagagagacacacacaaacacacagagagacacacacacagagacacacagagacacacacacagagacacacacacacacacacacacacacagagacacacacacacacagacacacacacacacacagagacacacacacagagacacacacacacacagacagacacacacacacacacacacagacacacacacacacacacacacacacacacacacacagacacacacacacacacagagacacacacacacagagacacacacacacagacacacacagacacacacacacatttctttgaTTTGACCACAACTGGTTTCTGTTGTTTGTACTGTAGTTTTAATAATTCACATGTGTTTTCCAAAAGTGCACcagctttttttgtttgcttgttttttgtgtgtgtgtgtgtgtgtgtgtgtgtgtgtgtgtgtgtgtgtgtgtgtgtgtgtgtgtgtgtgtgagagactttCTCTGGAACACACCTCATTTATTTCAGCATTAAAAGAGCCTCCAAACCAAAGTGTTGCTCTCCGTGAACCTCGTTAAGACTCGACTCTCTAACGAGCAATTAAGACTCAGCGGGAGCTTCAGTTAGAGAGCAGTTAACGAGCAGGAGGGCTCCAGGTTAGTAGGTCAGCGTGTCAGCCAATCACAACGCTCCATTACTCGTTAGAGCTCATTCCTCCCAACTTCTTTATGGGAGAGTTGTAATgataactcacacacacacatacagagacacaatggcccaatcccaaagtccggactcacagactcacggactttggtgcgcgttctcgcgaaattcgtaagggctCAGGGTTGTCCCAATGTGGAATTTCAAAAGGCGTGAGGGTTAGAGTACGcacttaccgagccctttccgtgagtctgcatcgatgcagacttcaccaaagggaattacccacagttcaaagcgttgtgacgtttaccgcggagaccgtatggaaatccggaaattacaaaaggtaaacaacagcccGACACACGGGACCACGGGACAGACCGGCCTGGTGTCCAGCTGGTAAAACTAGAGCTTGGAATCAGGCCGCCGTCTCCTGGGCCTCggccgtgtggaaagcaacaaacttaaaatgaagattctcaaaccggcaagtgtcagcaacatcttggttattaaacgtcgccaaggtaacatgtgatctgGTGAAGTGCTGTCCCGATCCCACTTATACctatctgagcccatgtggcctcacacactcactcacttagtaCCTGAGATCacttaagtctgtgagtc
The genomic region above belongs to Perca flavescens isolate YP-PL-M2 unplaced genomic scaffold, PFLA_1.0 EPR50_1.1_unplaced_scaf_105, whole genome shotgun sequence and contains:
- the LOC114551483 gene encoding uncharacterized protein LOC114551483, whose product is MASSYKIPKKKGSDSAPLHTSPLSRLQSSAPEFKSYGHQSGRGDRMHAGSSLGSSADRQSAPLFRDVVRSLLGLNVPDRGAATANHRRGWSSQSQPGQRAESSSSCFSNGWRPKRASDRLLQPAVPSPPQKKRSDLHDKSVSVEAPDSLAEQRSDGHAGSLSSPAWRRGEGHAGSLSSPAWRRGEGHAGSLSSPAWRRGDAAKPKGEAGENSPPSGSEPTSEDDFVSPPRTRNALRAPPGRGRSLEGRRGLGGRRSLDRTAWLAAGRNLKKATPTEPIVLSSEEEEEEEGEEGDGGKRTTQSSEQRPTQAAGSSEGESEDNNPQPSFLQLDFTSLHAGLTQAHANGKIMITDNGITIPLKGSEEGDVTVVASQVRGYGVWDGGVAQGGTLLADWEGPAPSLLFLSVTDPQANLLQREMSAIQTSAGPT